A genomic window from Pecten maximus chromosome 6, xPecMax1.1, whole genome shotgun sequence includes:
- the LOC117329960 gene encoding putative uncharacterized protein DDB_G0282499 — MSMSSKLCQCQVNYVNVKGQVNYVNVKGQVNYVNVNGQVNYVNVNGQVNLVNVKGQVNYVNVKGQVNYVKGQVNFVNVKGQVNYVNVKGQVNYVNVKDQVNYVNVKDQVNYVNGQVNYVNVKGKVNYVKGQVNFVNVKGQVNYVNGKCQVNYVKGQVNFVNVKGQVNYVNVKGQVNYVNVKGQVNYVNVNGKVNYVNVNGQVNIVNVKGQVNYVNVNGQVNLVNVNGQVNYVKGQVNFVNVKGQVNYVNVKGQVNYVNGQVNLVNVNGQVNYVKGQVNFVNVKGQVNYVNVNGQVNYVNVK, encoded by the coding sequence ATGTCAATGTCAAGTAAACTATGTCAATGTCAAGTAAACTATGTCAATGTCAAGGGTCAGGTAAACTATGTCAATGTCAAGGGTCAAGTAAACTATGTCAATGTCAATGGTCAAGTAAACTATGTCAATGTCAATGGTCAAGTAAACCTTGTCAATGTCAAGGGTCAAGTAAACTATGTCAATGTCAAGGGGCAAGTAAACTATGTCAAGGGTCAAGTAAACTTTGTCAATGTCAAGGGGCAAGTAAACTATGTCAATGTCAAGGGGCAAGTAAACTATGTCAATGTCAAGGATCAAGTAAACTATGTCAATGTCAAGGATCAAGTAAACTATGTCAATGGTCAAGTAAACTATGTCAATGTCAAGGGTAAAGTAAACTATGTCAAGGGTCAAGTAAACTTTGTCAATGTCAAGGGTCAAGTAAACTATGTCAATGGCAAATGTCAAGTAAACTATGTCAAGGGTCAAGTAAACTTTGTCAATGTCAAGGGGCAAGTAAACTATGTCAATGTCAAGGGTCAAGTAAACTATGTCAATGTCAAGGGTCAAGTAAACTATGTCAATGTCAATGGTAAGGTAAACTATGTCAATGTCAATGGTCAAGTAAACATTGTCAATGTCAAGGGGCAAGTAAACTATGTCAATGTCAATGGTCAAGTAAACCTTGTCAATGTCAATGGTCAAGTAAACTATGTCAAGGGTCAAGTAAACTTTGTCAATGTCAAGGGGCAAGTAAACTATGTCAATGTCAAGGGTCAAGTAAACTATGTCAATGGTCAAGTAAACCTTGTCAATGTCAATGGTCAAGTAAACTATGTCAAGGGTCAAGTAAACTTTGTCAATGTCAAGGGGCAAGTAAACTATGTCAATGTCAATGGTCAAGTAAACTATGTCAATGTCAAGTAA